The Arachis duranensis cultivar V14167 chromosome 2, aradu.V14167.gnm2.J7QH, whole genome shotgun sequence genome has a window encoding:
- the LOC107475368 gene encoding dirigent protein 22-like: MTPQKTLTLFFFLLLSFYTFTSSATIEAEPAFGNPIDQKLLGQDKEPTLSHFKFYWQDIVGGPNATSIPIVQPIPKFNTSSSFGLVRVIDNVLTIGPNLTSKVIGRAQGFYVSVSETELDLLMVESFVFYEGRYNGSTIDIVGRNVALNKVREIPVVGGSGVFRFAKGYAELRTLKFDAVSGDTLVQYDVFVSHR, from the coding sequence atGACCCCCCAAAAAACCCtcactctcttcttctttcttctcctctctttctACACCTTCACTTCCTCAGCCACCATAGAAGCTGAACCCGCTTTCGGAAACCCTATCGACCAAAAATTACTCGGCCAAGACAAAGAACCAACACTATCCCACTTCAAATTCTATTGGCAAGACATAGTTGGAGGACCAAACGCAACTTCAATCCCAATAGTTCAACCAATTCCAAAGTTCAACACAAGTTCCAGCTTTGGCTTGGTTAGGGTAATAGACAATGTTTTGACCATAGGCCCAAACTTAACCTCCAAGGTTATTGGAAGAGCTCAGGGCTTCTATGTCTCGGTTTCGGAAACCGAGCTTGATCTTTTAATGGTGGAAAGCTTTGTATTCTATGAAGGGAGGTACAATGGAAGCACCATTGATATTGTTGGAAGGAACGTTGCTTTGAATAAAGTGAGGGAGATTCCTGTTGTTGGTGGAAGTGGGGTTTTTAGGTTTGCAAAAGGGTATGCTGAGTTGAGGACTTTGAAATTTGATGCGGTTTCTGGGGATACTCTTGTTCAGTACGATGTTTTTGTTTCTCATCGTTGA
- the LOC107475403 gene encoding chloride channel protein CLC-f-like yields the protein MQRFEIVNGVTEVEGIAEEKTTEKGVPGFWLNAMKNNEVLAEEVRAVGLAIWVPSVTNRKKEIDNKFDTRNSPKGYSLVSPADENEGNWRQANAADGLELSVVSDAADHEAIDKKLHLKNLKVSQAMSGSYLKVSSSATLKDAIQCIHDGHQNCVLVVGQEGFLEGILTYGDIEGVFPRSLENTCLVSSVCTRGMTYRGRERGLLTCYPNTSLDVAKKLMEAKGIKQLPVVKRGGDCNRERKRRIAGLLHYDAL from the exons ATGCAGCGCTTTGAGATAGTTAATGGTGTCACTGAAGTTGAAGGAATAGCAGAGGAGAAAACTACAG AAAAAGGAGTACCTGGTTTTTGGCTCAATGCAATGAAAAACAATGAAGTGTTAGCTGAAGAGGTTA GGGCTGTTGGATTAGCAATATGGGTTCCCTCTGTGACAAACCGGAAGAAGGAAATTGACAATAAATTTGATACAAGAAACTCACCTAAAGGATATTCTCTAGTTTCACCTGCTGATGAAAATGAAGGTAACTGGAGACAGGCAAATGCTGCTGATGGTTTAGAACTCTCTGTTGTTAGTGATGCTGCTGATCAtgaagcaattgacaagaaactTCATCTCAAAAATCTTAAG GTTTCTCAGGCCATGTCTGGCAGCTATCTGAAGGTTTCATCATCTGCAACCCTGAAAGATGCAATCCAATGCATTCATGATGGCCACCAGAACTGTGTGCTAGTGGTCGGTCAAGAAGGTTTTCTGGAAGGAATACTGACATATGGTGACATCGAAGGTGTCTTCCCGAGAAGTCTA GAAAATACATGCTTAGTTTCCTCTGTTTGTACTCGGGGCATGACCTATCGTGGACGAGAGCGTGGACTTCTAACCTGTTATCCCAATACCAGTTTGGATGTGGCCAAGAAGTTAATGGAAGCAAAGGGCATTAAGCAATTACCAGTGGTTAAACGCGGTGGAGATTGCAATAGAGAGAGGAAGCGGAGAATTGCTGGTCTTCTTCATTATGATGCACTATGA
- the LOC107475402 gene encoding eukaryotic translation initiation factor 5-like — protein sequence MGSSEEMGTSGNMGSFDDARVDDGIRMKIAVSLVSKNHNMISYKVKRNAIENLNKLLWTPIDGEFDDYIINPKPSGYQSLHTAVQGPDNSSLEVQIRTQRMHEYAKHGNAAHWLYKETGNPLSSIDIMDEPETEESYFSKDIEDGNSSDILLNVKKDERELLVAVSFGLAASEAVADRRSSFQIKRWEAYAQQIDEKEEARDEDDDGDDDVQWQTDTSIDAARQRIQEQLSAVTADMVMLSTNEPEKKKKTESKGSENGDTVNYATVVRKVKAYLKKGVAAKELQSHIAAFPVSAQEKMNALLEGLFDGVEKAFGKEATKRKNHLAAAVPGDDEGLQLLLLNAVEEFCYKKGSNALNEVALILKALYDVDLVEEEHVVHWYSKGLKGDKKDSQIWKNAQPFIDWLRNAESESEEDEKSLCSVQNIEDYDITFTYCYCPQFDVFSLLLYPFILNKGSCFGPLCS from the exons ATGGGTTCCTCTGAGGAAATGGGTACCTCTGGGAATATGGGTTCCTTTGATGATGCAAGA gtGGATGATGGGATTCGCATGAAGATTGCAGTCTCACTCGTGTCAAAGAATCATAATATGATCAGTTATAAGGTCAAAAGAAATGCCATTGAAAATCTTAATAAGCT GCTTTGGACTCCCATAGATGGTGAATTTGATGACTACATCATTAATCCAAAACCTAGTGGCTATCAG TCCTTGCACACTGCAGTACAAGGTCCTGATAACTCATCCCTTGAAGTACAAATAAGAACACAG AGGATGCATGAGTATGCTAAACATGGAAATGCTGCACATTGGCTGTATAAGGAAACTGGAAATCCTTTGTCATCAATAGACATCATGGATGAACCTGAAACAGAAGAATCCTATTTCTCCAAGGATATAGAAGATGGGAATTCTTCGGATATTTTGTTAAA TGTTAAAAAGGATGAAAGAGAATTGTTAGTTGCTGTCAGCTTTGGGCTTGCAGCTTCTGAAGCAGTAGCTGACAGAAGATCTTCTTTCCAGATTAAGCGATGGGAAGCTTATGCACAACAAATTGATGAGAAAGAGGAGGCCcgtgatgaagatgatgatggtgatgatgatgttcAGTGGCAAACGGATACATCTATTGATGCTGCTCGTCAACGTATCCAAGAACAGTTAAGTGCTGTGACTGCTGATATGGTCATGCTCTCGACAAATGaaccagagaagaagaagaagacagaaaGCAAGGGTTCTGAGAATGGTGACACTGTGAACTATGCAACTGTGGTCAGGAAAGTGAAAGCATATTTGAAAAAAGGTGTTGCAGCGAAGGAATTGCAGTCACATATTGCTGCATTTCCTGTATCTGCTCAGGAGAAGATGAATGCACTTCTTGAAGGATTATTTGATGGTGTCGAAAAAGCGTTTGGAAaagaagctaccaagaggaagaatCACCTTGCTGCTGCAGTTCCTGGAGATGACGAGGGTTTGCAGCTGTTATTGCTCAATGCTGTTGAGGAGTTCTGTTACAAGAAAGGTAGCAATGCATTGAATGAGGTTGCACTTATTCTGAAAGCCCTATATGATGTTGATTTGGTGGAGGAAGAGCACGTCGTGCATTGGTATTCAAAGGGACTGAAGGGTGATAAGAAGGACTCTCAGATATGGAAGAATGCTCAACCATTCATTGATTGGCTTCGGAATGCTGAATCAGAATCGGAGGAAGATGAGAAAAGTTTGTGCTCAGTTCAGAATATTGAAGATTATGATATCACGTTTACTTACTGTTATTGTCCTCAGTTTGATGTATTTTCTTTACTGTTGtatccttttattttgaataaaggGTCTTGTTTTGGCCCCTTGTGTAGTTGA
- the LOC107475390 gene encoding protein FAR1-RELATED SEQUENCE 2-like: MKWATTNLREHFFGLIRTTSQCERIHSLLKNYVDNKINLLEFMHKFNEVLRHYRNNHLTVDFETFYKFFVLTTCLESFEKQAAELYTRNIFKLVKDEIEAAGALNVTEYPNSGDIVEYNTSEYFTQQWQFKVSYNKDKDLFACECRLFETRGLPCSHIFGVLKHRKAKCVPTSLILKSWTREAKSDFICSIGKQDSADDIVHTLRCGAMASICWKLCDISSKNSADYRKISSELLKLISKVQNKSDAQARLSPTSALIGDLVVVKSKGAPRKVPKGQKRRRCSHSKSRKHFIRTCPLLVNEDSPAEYSNTEDKLTQVEECDSSKQTRSQDTRSVENSPLHNNNNFKASESKKFVSKLTATPKIRAAGRKGRQKTEEITVTQETLKEKTNTPEIVVSEVTGTSTTKIPGLPQYPMHHYPVVHPYRRYGGVLPIPFHPIQNGTAYFNLYPSTAGITSYPQCSHVSPYSSGPSDTNTWVGLLHDVINSKKP, translated from the exons ATGAAGTGGGCTACCACAAATTTGAGGGAGCACTTCTTTGGCCTCATAAGAACTACATCACAGTGTGAGAGAATTCATTCATTATTGAAGAACTATGTTGACAATAAAATCAATCTCCTTGAATTCATGCATAAATTCAATGAAGTACTAAGACATTACCGAAACAACCATCTTACTGTTGACTTTGAAACCTTTTATAAGTTTTTTGTTTTGACTACGTGCTTGGAAAGTTTTGAGAAACAAGCTGCTGAACTTTATactagaaatatttttaaacttgtGAAAGATGAGATAGAAGCAGCAGGTGCCTTAAATGTGACTGAATACCCAAACAGTGGAGACATTGTTGAGTACAACACGAGTGAGTATTTTACTCAGCAATGGCAATTTAAAGTATCTTACAATAAAGACAAGGATCTGTTTGCGTGTGAGTGCAGGCTATTTGAGACTCGTGGATTACCGTGCTCCCACATCTTTGGGGTCTTGAAGCATCGGAAAGCAAAATGCGTCCCTACATCTCTTATCTTGAAAAGCTGGACAAGAGAAGCAAAGAGTGATTTTATATGCTCAATTGGCAAGCAAGACTCCGCTGATGATATAGTGCACACACTTAGATGCGGTGCAATGGCCTCAATTTGTTGGAAGCTTTGTGATATTTCTTCAAAAAATTCAGCCGACTATAGGAAAATCTCAAGTGAGTTACTTAAGCTAATTTCGAAGGTGCAAAATAAAAGTGATGCACAAGCGAGGCTTTCCCCCACGTCAGCGCTAATAGGTGATCTAGTTGTTGTTAAGTCAAAAGGTGCTCCAAGAAAGGTTCCGAAAGGCCAAAAAAGGCGAAGATGTTCACATTCTAAGTCAAGAAAGCATTTCATCAGGACATGTCCATTACTAGTCAACGAGGACTCACCTGCTGAATACTCAAATACAGAAGATAAACTAACG caAGTTGAAGAATGTGATTCTAGCAAGCAGACTCGTTCTCAGGACACAAGATCAGTAGAAAATTCACCCTtgcacaataataataatttcaaa gcTAGTGAAAGCAAGAAGTTTGTATCTAAATTGACAGCAACACCGAAGATTAGAGCAGCTGGCAGAAAAGGTCGACAGAAG ACCGAAGAGATCACTGTAACTCAAGaaacattaaaagaaaagacGAACACACCAGAAATAGTAGTGTCGGAAGTTACAGGTACATCCACAACCAAAATACCAGGATTGCCGCAATATCCCATGCATCATTATCCAGTGGTCCATCCTTATCGACGTTATGGTGGAGTCCTCCCCATTCCATTTCATCCTATTCAAAATGGCACGGCGTACTTCAACCTTTATCCTTCGACTGCCGGAATTACATCATATCCTCAGTGTTCCCATGTCTCGCCTTATTCTAGTGGACCCAGTGATACGAATACATGGGTTGGACTTTTGCATGATGTCATCAACAGCAAAAAGCCATAG
- the LOC107475407 gene encoding uncharacterized protein LOC107475407 — translation MATEIVSGNRNSSKRRRCGSDSLEDTLEKWKKKNSDIQHDFSTNGVHVVHKVPAKGSKKGCMKGKGGPQNSEFRYRGVRQRIWGKWVAEIREPISNHESKKNAKRLWLGTFTTAFEAALAYDKAAKTMYGSGARLNFPEHDLESVGSEESPSKNGIIFSGEAPKAEDLDGNFHQFCEDKPNFSDVEALEGTKEEDHDVQENEKCDDASVVHKEMKDIEAKIPGESEGIEGESEEVLKCSGSGVEFTDMAMNSGADGTASDANEHEIVANNIEVPIEESTKSLTSSCDLSNIDNHCDDYFNNQISDEDCNPKPNYDQSNIKNEAYMVKKKHVEEVISEILRLYSNKCSNNCIQSQNENDENQPSVNAEEEKPLMPVEADMVQTCNCYGCDNSDDEIKNEPNGSDDNVGEMYEFQALNSNIDRKLELQEKGDDGNVLSEFSSKHNRKLCEHLNNMQVASIEMDHDYSFLRPDYDFGLLEEQKLLDLCFSHLGS, via the exons ATGGCCACTGAAATCGTTTCTGG AAACAGGAATTCGTCGAAGAGGCGCAGGTGTGGAAGTGATTCGTTGGAGGACACTCttgagaagtggaagaagaagaacagtgacattcaacatgatttctccacAAATGGGGTGCATGTGGTTCACAAAGTTCCAGCAAAAGGGTCCAAGAAAGGGTGCATGAAAGGTAAAGGAGGGCCTCAGAACTCTGAGTTTAGATACAGAGGTGTGAGGCAGAGGATTTGGGGTAAGTGGGTTGCTGAAATTCGCGAACCAATCAGCAACCATGAGAGTAAGAAGAATGCAAAGAGGCTTTGGCTTGGTACTTTCACCACTGCATTTGAAGCTGCTCTTGCTTATGACAAAGCGGCTAAGACAATGTACGGTTCAGGCGCACGTTTGAACTTTCCGGAGCATGATTTGGAGTCAGTAGGCTCTGAAGAATCACCAAGTAAGAATGGAATTATATTTAGTGGTGAGGCCCCTAAAGCTGAGGATTTGGATGGTAATTTTCATCAGTTTTGTGAAGACAAACCTAATTTTTCTGATGTTGAAGCATTGGAGGGAACAAAGGAAGAAGATCATGATGTCCAAGAAAATGAGAAATGTGATGATGCAAGTGTTGTTCATAAGGAAATGAAGGATATTGAAGCTAAAATACCTGGAGAAAGTGAAGGAATCGAAGGAGAATCAGAAGAGGTTTTGAAGTGTTCTGGCTCTGGTGTTGAGTTTACTGATATGGCAATGAATTCTGGAGCTGATGGCACGGCTTCTGACGCCAACGAGCATGAGATTGTAGCGAATAATATAGAAGTACCAATCGAAGAATCGACCAAAAGTTTAACATCATCATGTGATTTGAGCAATATTGACAACCATTGTGATGATTACTTTAACAATCAGATATCAGATGAGGATTGCAACCCCAAACCTAATTATGATCagtcaaacataaaaaatgaggCATATATGGTGAAGAAGAAACATGTGGAGGAAGTAATTTCTGAAATTCTAAGACTTTATAGCAACAAGTGCTCAAATAACTGTATTCAATCTCAAAATGAGAATGATGAAAATCAACCTTCTGTTAATGCTGAAGAAGAGAAGCCACTGATGCCAGTAGAAGCTGACATGGTACAAACTTGCAACTGCTACGGCTGCGATAATAGCGATGATGAAATTAAAAATGAGCCTAATGGTTCAGATGACAATGTTGGAGAAATGTATGAGTTTCAGGCTTTGAACAGCAACATTGATAGGAAGcttgaattgcaagaaaaagGAGATGATGGAAATGTGTTATCTGAATTCAGTTCCAAGCATAATAGGAAGCTGTGTGAACATCTGAATAATATGCAGGTTGCTAGCATAGAAATGGATCATGATTATAGTTTTTTGAGACCTGACTATGATTTTGGGTTATTAGAAGAGCAGAAGTTACTTGATTTATGCTTTTCACATTTAGGATCTTAG